Genomic segment of Oncorhynchus nerka isolate Pitt River linkage group LG10, Oner_Uvic_2.0, whole genome shotgun sequence:
TGGCACTCATAAAATGTATCATTTCATCAGAATTAGTAGAGAGCCCACTAGAAATGTGATGTGCTTGTAGACTAGTATATTGTTCCAACCAATGTCTTGAAATTAACTAAATAAAAAAGGGTACTTTTAAGATATTCATAGTCATATTTTTTATGTTGAATAAATTGTGGAAATGTGTATTTCAGAAGgtagatatacagtgggtatcaaTATcttaagtattcaccccccctaggatttcttcacattttattgttacaaagtgggattaaaatggatttaattgtaattttctTAATCAACGGTCTACACATAATagtctgtaatgtcaaagtggaataaaagatcaaacatttaaaaaataaaacactaatatacctTGATTTGATTAGTATTCACCCCcttagtcaatacatgttagaatcacctttggcagcaattacagctgtaaatCTCTAAGAGTTTTGTacccctggattgtgcaatatttaccCATTTTTCTTTTCAAAATTGAAGCTCTGTCCAGGTGTTGGAGTTCatagctagacagccattttcaagtcttgctatagattttcaagcagatttaagtcaaaacggcAACTTAAACACTCCAAACATTGTCTTCTAagttggtaagcaactccagttaagatttggccttgtgttgttggttattgttctgctgaaatgTGAATCCCCTCCCTGTGTCCCAGACTGAGGagggttttcctctaggactcTAGCATGTGCTTAACGACATCTCGTttcttttcatcctgaaaaactccccagtctttgccatttcttttcatcctgaaaaactcccgtCTTTGCcaatgtcaagcatacccataccatgatgcagccaccaccatgtttgacagtaaAGAGGCAGCTATTCAGTGATGTGTACTGGATTTTCCCCAACATAAGGcttgcatttaggccaaaaagtgtattcctttgcagtattactttagtgccttgttgcatacaggatgcatgttttggaatatttgtattcttcttttcactctgtcatttaggtcatcACTGTAGTCACTACAATGCTGTGGATCCatctcagttttctcccatcacagccatatGACTCTGTAGCGGTTTTAAAACCACTAATGGCCTCATGttgacatccctgagcagtttccttcctgtcctgcagctcagttcagaaggacaactgtatctttgatgtgtctgggtggtttaatacatcctCACCATAATTACAGACATGCTCCAGAACTTTGGCAactagtattttttttaaacctccaTCTTTGGGCTGGTGTGAATATGTAGGACATGCATGCATAATTGATGACCAGAAGGagtcttacctcaattagccatgaaatccctagtttgaaagcaactgttttctggaagctgtgctacaacattttccactcacctgggccagccccctagcaattcTAGCTTCAGACCCTTATCATTTCAATGGCAGCTAGCAAGATGCACCCAGCAGAGCAGGAAAGAGCACAATGACATGGTGCACATATCTGCATGTGACTAGTtcagggaccacttttggcttGTGAGTGCTACAGTACTTTATTTTATAGAAAAGTCTCTCtttaaagagatattcaatgtttAATTTGTTATTGCTACCCATCTATCAATCACGGCCCTTCTTTGAGGCTtttgaaaagctccctggtctgtgtagttgaaattcaatacttgactgaaGGACCTtgcatgggggacagaggaaggggtagtcattcaaaaaccatgtcaacccctattatttcacacagtgaGCCCATGTAACTTGTTAAGCCAAAATGTACTGATGAACTAATTTATGCTTGCCTAAACAaatgggggtgaatacttatgcaacaacTGTATTTTAGTTATTTCATTTATTAATTTGTAGAATTTTATTTTCACTGACATGAAGCATCTCGTGTAGAtcaatgacaaaaaaaaacaaaacaatttccATCCTactttgtaatgcaacaaaaatgtgaaaaaaattcCAAAAGGGATGAGCACGTATGATACCCACTGTATTCCATATAATAGAGTTACACTATGAGGAGTATAATGACAAGATGTCTATTATGTACAGTTCAGACATCAGGTCTTACAGAAGGAATGTATAGGTCTAAAAACAGCCTAAAATGGCCACTTTCTTGATTAAAAAAAGTTTGTGatacaaaatgtaaaaaaacatgtcaaacatccttcctcccaatgtgagaattgccagaacaatcgGATACCAAAAATATTTTCGGGCTATGCTGGCATGGAATCGCCCAATTGGTTGTTAGCAACGAATGAAATGACAGAAGCCACGGTCTTCACTGACGCTTAAAAATCTTTAGGTATTTACAGTGACTATGACAGACAAGAAACCAAGTCAAAGTTGCTTTGTATTTACAGAGTACATGACAAAGTTCAGATGAATTATTTCTAAAATCAGacacttgaaaaaaaaaaaaactggactAAAACTTTTGAAAACTACTGCACCAAATTCACATGAAGCACTGGAAAGATTTAAAAGCCAAAATGGCCATAATTGAATTTTGCATACAGAATCCTATGCTTCCTTGTTCTATGTTAAAATTATTCTTAATCatgtatattgtgtgtgtgtatttcaacACACACAACCATGTATACAGCATGTATAAGCATGGATGTGTACACGTATGTTTGAATATAGTGCTACTGTAGTGCAATAGTAGCAAAACAAACATGTGAACCCAACTACATTTACAGATACAGTACACAAACTAAATGTATAAAAAGTAAATAAAAGTTGCATTTTCAGAGAAAAAAGAAGAAGTTTATGCCATCATTACTGGCAAAAATAGAATGATTGGAGTTCTTTACAAGTATGCTGGAAAACTAGTGATGTTTACATTTCTTCACATAATGTCAACGATAAACCATCCCCCTTTTTCAAAGCCAATTCAAAAACTTTCAGAAAATTGTCCAGTTACAAAAAATAACAATACAAATTGTATGTGCAACTTGCCCACAAAATCGGAGACTGAAAAATACTTCATTTCATGCAAATGTTGGAACATCAAAAAAGCGCTCTCTTTTTGATGCAGTATACAAGTATAGCTGCTGAGGCTGGTTCTTGTTGCTGAGGGGACATGATTGGGCtaggggacagggttagggtgcaGCACTGGCACTTGGTGGAGCTGGGAGGTGGACGTGTGCTTGTCAGAGGGTTCTGTTCCCTCCTGGGACTGGGGGGTGGCAGTGGTGGTAGTTGGGTTGTTAAGGGTTTCCTCTTTGGGCTGCTTGCAGGCAAACTCTGTAATACTGAAGACAAACTGCATGCAGCCCAGCTTGACGAAGCTGCCGTGATGGAGCAGGGCAGTGCCCTCCCAGCCTGCTCCACTGCCCCCGATCAGACTGGAGCTGCTGGCCTTGCAGTCGCAGCAGTGGCTAGAAGGAGTCACCTGACACGGTCTCATCACCCCCTCCTCTAGCACCATGGGCTCTGCTGCCCCTTCCTCTTCCTGCTTCCTCCTCTTGCAGCGCTCTGCGGGTTACAAGCATCACAAAACACTTAGACCTTTGAACACCATCACCTGCCTCTGCTTTAACAACATTAGGAAACATGGCATGTCAGAGCATGGCCCTTTATCAGAGGTAAATGTTCATTCCTTCCTGTTTCTATAGGAGGCCATGAGAGGAGCTCCACTCACTGATAATGTTCTGCACTTTGGAGACCAGGCTGCTGGAGGGGCTTGGCCCAGTCTTCTCAGAGAAGTCACAGGAGTACAGCACATTGTCCACCGTTGTCCCATGTTCACTGTAGTTGAGGAGCTCATACTGCTTGGTGTTCTGATCAAGGCAAGAGCAGTTACAGAataaaatatttaattcacagaGCAGCTTCTAAAACAAATCCCCGAAACAAGAAAAAATAGATATCAAATGTATTTAGACTGTATTTCTTCACAGTTCACAAATTATTGTAAAATGTATTCCAAAACCAAGTATATATTTAAATGTGAAATGACCCACTCACCTCATCATAGAAGATACAGGCATGTTTTCCTGAAACATAATTACAATGACCATAGTTTGTAAGGCACACGTCCATGTCAGCGCCTGCAAATAACAAGACATAACCTCAAGTCAGCAAAATCTGCCAGGGATGAAAGACACCTTTACATGAATAGAAGGTCCTGTTATTGGGTCATGTTGTGTTATTTGGGATTGGGAGTGAATCTTACCAGTTCCTATATACAGGCTTCTGTAGCACATACGGACAGCTCCTCCTTTCCCAGTCAAAGGATAAAACACAGCCCTGGCCTGAATATTCTTGTTTTGTGCTGAGAAAGAAGATAACACATTCTCTTCCTCACAATGCTGCAATATACAAAGCAGTCAAATGTAACAATACAGGATAAACTAACTAAGGGATGATTTTACAAACATAAAAGGGGGATAGAAGTAATGGACATCAATATAAAAATGGACAGAATAATAGGAGTGAAGATGGTAAGGTTAGTGAGGGAATGGACAGTGAGTCAGTTAGGTAGAAATATAGGGAATACAAAATGGTGTTGATAATGAACAAGGTTCTCTTACCTTCTGTAGGCTGGGGTTGTGGAACAGGAGGTAGGCTGATACAGCTGCTCTGTGGAGGGGAAGGGGCTTTAGGCCCAAACAGCTGCTGGATCCTCTGCCAGGCCAGGAGTTCAATGAACTTCTCATCCAGACTACTCATCTGAATCTCTGGAAAATTATCATGTTGTTAGCAAAAAGAGAATGAATTCAGTGTGGATCCAACTTTTCCTCACCAATCTAAAAATGTGTCTTATTAAAATCAGGTGAGACTTACCACCATGGCAGTCTGCCACAGCCTTCAAACGGCTGGACAGGTCTACCATAGAGAAAGAGCTGGGGAGCAGAGGACCAATCCTGGTGGTCACAGCATCACGACTGACTTTCCCATCTGCTGGTGGGGTGGAGCCCAGCTTGGTCATCCTCTTGATCTGGTATGGTGCTCTGGGTGGAGTGAGGGCACAGGACCCCACAGTGCTGCTGCTACTGGTTAGAGCAGGGCCCTGTGTGCCTGGGGAGGGTCTGTGAGGTGGAGAGGGGCCTCTGGGGTCTGGTTTGAAGGGACAGGTGGATGAGGAGGCTGTCCCTTCACAGGGTCTTAAGAGGGTGTTCTCGGTCTTGACCACAGCTTTACCAGTGTGGTTGGGTGACTCCGGGCTGGAAGCTGCTGGTGTCTGAGGAACAGTCCTATCAATACCTGAGGGCTCTCTCAGCTTGTGGAGGTTGTCCTGTCTGCAGGCCTCTGGACTCCCATTGGTCCAAGCCAGCTGCTCCTCCAGGGGACCGTTAACATTACTGGGCCCACAGTTGTGACAAGGCTTCTCTGTACACATGCTACACTTCCCTTCCTTGAGTGCAGGCGCCCCCTGGAGGCAAACTGCTGCACTGTCAGCTTTAGGCTTGGAGGCTGGCGACTCAGTCTGGTTAGAAGTGCACACAGCACTAGCCTCCTCTGCTGTGACACAGGGTTTGATGTCGGCCATGTCTGTCTTCCCAGAGTCCCATTCGGACGACAGCTTCTGCTTGGCTGACAGATGTCTCACTATGCTGCACTGGAGTGTGATGACGTCTCTGAGCCACTAGGAGACAACACAGGAAAACAGAACACATTCAATCAGTATTAAAGATGTGGGATTTGTTTACTCTCATGAGACATTGTATATCACTGCTGGGTAACACACCAGTTACCTACCTCCTGTTGCTCATCCTCACTGGTTAAGTGCTGAGAGGGTGTAAAGTGCTGCTGAGGGGGTTCTGAACTGCTGTTACAGACCAGCTCCCCGTTGCGGATCCCTGCCGGGGAAATCATGGCCGGGGGACACTTGTACTGGGACTTTATAGAATCAGGGACCTgtcgagagacacacacaagatGTGACAACAGTGAACACAGTGGTGTGTTATACATGTCACCTCAACTGTCAGAGGAAGCACTGTTGTAACCCACAGTAGTAGTACAGAGACTAGCAGGCTGACCTTGAGGGTTTTCTTCGGCTGTGTGTGGGCTCCTCGGCGGACGGGGGTGTTGAGACGATGCACCCGCTGCAGGAAGTCCACCTTGACGGCATGCTGGGACATCCTGTCCTGAAACTGGTCAAACAGCTGGCAGCGACCGCTCAACGGCAGGCTCCTCTGCTTCAGCTGGGAGAGAGGGGCACAATCAGGTCAATACCATTAAAACAACATCAACACGTTTTCAATACGTAGATGTGACCATAAAATAAAAAGTGGTTTGTACAAGCTTTAGCTTACTTACCACCATGTGTTCTATGTGATTGGGACACATCCACCTGCCCACAGGCATGGCAGTAAGAGGGGGGTCCAGACAGTCCATGTGGAACAGGAGAGGGCAATAGTCACACTGGATTAATGGTGCCAACCTGCAGCTCCTACAGCACAGAGGAGATTCACAAAAACACGGGTTAGATTTATGACAAACAAATAAACTGCAAAATATCCTCAAAATAGAGCTAGGGGTAGTCTGCTCTAATAGTTTAGTGGAAAGAGGGGATCACTTGAGGGCCAGAGACTAATGGATTTCCAACCCAGACTAGCTAGTTTTCCATCCAAATGGCGTGGAGTGTGAGGTGGAGCTCTCGGGCTCCGAGCCCTGGGAGACGTCCTCCACGTCTAGCATATGATCAACCATGTCattcatgcgaatattctaaaataTGCATAAAGAAAACATGTACATTTCCCTGCAGTGGGGTTCCCACCAAACcgacttgttgcagataaaaaaCAGCGCTTGCTAGTCAACATAACGAGATcattatggataagagcgagaAAATGCGTACTTGTCAAATGGCAGTCAAGCGTCGATGATCATGTCACCAGCATAATGTCACCTTGATATTtgttggaaaggagcatcaagctcataacatgcactgtcaacgccCCGTGAAGTTCATCACAACTTAATTCATATGTAGcctagcctaataaactgcatggtttcctgagtcgtagtgggaggatcTCACACACACCATTGCGACTCAATATGATATCAGTATTTTCGCATGAAGGCATTTCCACCACCATTTATCacataatacattttacagacaaaaaaaaaaatgtttatgtcAAATTAACAAATTCTCTTGGCATTTATAAAATTATACCAACATTTCcttgtttccatcacagctgcagTGATTATTTTATACGGAATGACTTTACTTGCATGAAATCTGTGGATGGAAATGTGGTTACTGTCTGGAATCCTGGCAGTCACTGGCTGTGGCAGAGACCCTAAGCCAAGCCCCATCATTCCAGAATATATAAAATGCTCAGTGAGATAGTTTGaattcccctttctctctggcCAGCCATGTGGTTGTGCATTCTGTGGTATTCCTGAATAGCCAAGGCTCTGATGCcagcacagaggaactctagagagTGTGgtaaataacacacacaaaaaaaaaactacaGAACATTTTGGTGCATTGCTGAAATAAACATCAAGACAAACTCTACAACCCCTCTAaagaatatttaaaaaataaaagggTCAGTCAGtcatatacatagatatatatatatatattcccagaAAAAGAAGGAAAGCAAACACCTAATAaacacatgtacagtgcattcggaaagtattaagaCCACTTgatcttttccacattttgttatgttatagcATTATTCAAAAATCAAttaactaaaaacatttctcaacctacacacaatacctcataatgacaaagagaaaacaggtgttcagaaatgtttgccaatttattaaaaatagaaaaaaaaacagtaataccttacttaagtattcagaccctttgctatgagactaaaaattgagctcaggtacatactgtttccattgatcatccttgagatgtttctacaacttggactccacctgtggtaaattcaattgattgggaaaggcacacacctgtctatacaaggtcccacagttgatagtgcatgtcagagcaaaaaccaagccatgaggtcgaaggaatttcccgtagagctccgagacaggattgtgtcgaggcacagatctggggaagggtaccaaaacatttctgcagcattgaaagggagaagggccttggtcaggaccaagaacccgatggacactgacagagatccagagttcctctgtggagaacctTTGAAAAGGACAACCAGGTCTGCAACACTTCACCAAtcgggcctttatggtagtggccagacagaagccacttcagtaaaaggcacatgacagcccgcttgaaatttgccaaaggcacctaaaggactctcagaccatgagaaataggattctctggtctgatgaatccaagattgaactttttggcctgaaggccaagtgtcacatctggaggaaacctggtaccatccctacggtgaagcatggtagaggcagcatcatgctgtggggatgtttttcagcagcagggactgggaaactagtcaggaccgagggaaagataaacggagcaaagtatagagagatcattgatgaagaGTGCTCTGGACCTCAgaatggggcaaaggttcaccaggagtggcttcgggataagtctatgaatgtcctcgagtggccccagccagagctcggacttgaacccgatcaaacatctcggTAGAcacatgaaaatagctgtacagcgacactccccatccaacctgacagagcttgagaggatctgcagagaagaatgggagaaacttcccaaatacaaatgtgccaagcttgtagcgtcatacccaagaagaatagaggttgtaatcactgccaaaggtgcttcaacaaagtaatgagtaaagggtctgaatacttacagtggggcaaaagagtatttagtcagccaccaattgtgcaagttctcccacttaaaaagatgaggcctgtaattttcatcataggtacacttcaactatgacagtcaaaatgagaaaaaaaatccagataatcacattgtaggatttttaattaatttatttgcaaattatggtggaaaataagtatttggtcacctacaaacaagcaagacttctggctctcacagacctgtaacttcttctttaagaggctcctctgtcctccactcgttacctgtattaatggcacctgtttgaacttgttatcagtataaaagacacctgtccacaacctcaaacagtcacactccaaactccactatggccaagaccaaagagctgtcaaaggacaccagaaacaaaattgtagacctgcaccaggctgggaagactgaatctgcaataggtaagcagcttggtttgaagaaatcaaccgtgagagcaattattaggaaatggaagacatacaagaccactgataatctccctcgatctggggctccacgcaagatctcaccccgtggggtcaaaatgatcacaagaacggtgagtaaaaatcccagaaccacacggggggacctagtgaatgacctgcagagagctgggaccaaagtaacaaagcctaccatcagtaacacactacgccgccagggactcaaatcctgcagtgccagacgtgtctccCTGTTTgttcaggcccgtctgaagtttgctagagagcatttggatgatccagaagaagattgggagaatgtcatatggtcagatgaaaccaaaatataactttttggtaaaaactcaactcgtcgtgtttgggggacaaagaatgccgagttgcatccaaagaacaccatacctactgtgaagcatgggggtggaaacatcatgctttggggctgtttttctgcaaagggaccaggacgactgatccgtgtaagggaaagaatgaatggggccatgtatcgtgagattttgagtgaaaaactccttccatcagcaagggcattgaagatgaaacgtggctgggtctttcagcatgacaatgttcccaaacacaccgcccgggcaacgaaggagtggcttcgtaagaagcatttcaaggtcctggagtggcctagccagtctccagatctcaaccccatagaaaatctttggagggagttgaaagtccgtgttgcccagcaacagccccaaaacatcactgctctagaggagatctgcatggaggaatgggccaaaataccagcaacagtgtgtgaaaaccttgtgaagacttacagaaaacatttgacctctgtcattggcaacaaagggtatataactaaGTATTGagataatttgcaaataaattcataaaaaaatcctacagtgtgattttctggattttttctctctcattttgtcagtcatagttgaagtgtacc
This window contains:
- the LOC115135715 gene encoding PHD finger protein 12-like produces the protein MWDKMETPTIVYDLDTSGGLMQQIQALLAPPKSEDGEKKGRKPDKNARRAGRATNHDTCDSCREGGDLLCCDHCPAAFHLQCCNPPLSKEMLPPGDWMCHRCMVRRKKREIKKEQMNGLLDRQLSKQSPSPAAEFELAPGTLRLDPTAAVGGTTGLRAAAVAQVRLLERRPSSRPNTPTSTASTDTATPSEQNDMDDDMLDVEDDSQGSEPESSTPHLKRPFDLLIAAAMERNPTQFQLPNELTCTTALPGTSKKRRRDEMTGKNVKRLQHELDHNGLVPLPVKVCYPCGRSCRLAPLIQCDYCPLLFHMDCLDPPLTAMPVGRWMCPNHIEHMVLKQRSLPLSGRCQLFDQFQDRMSQHAVKVDFLQRVHRLNTPVRRGAHTQPKKTLKVPDSIKSQYKCPPAMISPAGIRNGELVCNSSSEPPQQHFTPSQHLTSEDEQQEWLRDVITLQCSIVRHLSAKQKLSSEWDSGKTDMADIKPCVTAEEASAVCTSNQTESPASKPKADSAAVCLQGAPALKEGKCSMCTEKPCHNCGPSNVNGPLEEQLAWTNGSPEACRQDNLHKLREPSGIDRTVPQTPAASSPESPNHTGKAVVKTENTLLRPCEGTASSSTCPFKPDPRGPSPPHRPSPGTQGPALTSSSSTVGSCALTPPRAPYQIKRMTKLGSTPPADGKVSRDAVTTRIGPLLPSSFSMVDLSSRLKAVADCHGEIQMSSLDEKFIELLAWQRIQQLFGPKAPSPPQSSCISLPPVPQPQPTEAQNKNIQARAVFYPLTGKGGAVRMCYRSLYIGTGADMDVCLTNYGHCNYVSGKHACIFYDENTKQYELLNYSEHGTTVDNVLYSCDFSEKTGPSPSSSLVSKVQNIIKRCKRRKQEEEGAAEPMVLEEGVMRPCQVTPSSHCCDCKASSSSLIGGSGAGWEGTALLHHGSFVKLGCMQFVFSITEFACKQPKEETLNNPTTTTATPQSQEGTEPSDKHTSTSQLHQVPVLHPNPVP